The DNA segment taaaaatatgaagaatattatataaaacattgttgAGGGCAAATACAATGAGTATGGGCTATCAAGTGTGCCTTGTAGTGAAATCTGGTAGTTAGCAACCCTGCTTCCCGTTCTCCTTCTctcctttaaaaatatactacaaCAGTACATGAGAGTAAactacactctaagaaaagtctgtaaaatagggcacaagtcaagtcacctttatttttatagcactttatataattgtttcaaagcagctttacagtattaaacaggaaagtagcagaatcagtgatgcaaacatagactgtaaaaaaatatggacgtagtatccgtgacgtcacccatagacttcTCAATAGctgttttgaagctcaaagtgtgcagagcgggccgtcgccatcttggcagcgcgtcaccgcgcgactctcccggataatcgaaaatgggcaaaaaggcgggagctggttgctgaagccacgcccacctagcgcgacggcattgtcagcagaggcaatccacctgtcactcaagtgaccacgcccttaattatgcaggactttaaggcttaatataatttaaacggatgagttataaaaaaattcacccccctcacagttgtcatgaagggcaaaattagctatatagaccaaaataattttttgaaccaggctgtaaatatcttttttttttctgctgtaaagttgggcattttaacatggggagtctatgggactgactcccttttgcagccagcctcaagcggccagtcgatgaattacagttttagtcacttccttattggcttcacgagagagagcgcgaggttgccgctcggatGCAAACTTCAAAATTAGGCAAATCtaaattctgctgtaaaacagCTGCAGCAAGACAATtattcagcattattattattattattattcagtgccAGTTGGTATTCATATATTATCATTCAGCaccagtcagttcagtgttggtaACTGTGAAGTTCATTCATTATGAAACAATTTCATTTCAGCTGTAAGCATCTCTACTGAAGACAGTGGTATTGTTATTCAGTTCGAGTCAGGTCAATGTCTATTCAGTTTGGTTCAGTAACCATTGTCTATGTCAATTCAACTAACCAGTGTCAATGTTGCAATGTTCATCAATTTTGAACAAATTTGATTTAGCTATATAGCAGAAGACAACGGTGTCATTGTTTTTTTAAGCCAAAGTGTTTGAAATCTTTAGAAACTCTGATTTACCTCCATGTCCAAATGCACTTCCAGGAACACTACCAGGTCCAAGCCCACCACCGGGTACACCTCCTGGACCAAAGCCCACACCAGGGACACCTTCTTGTCCAGCCCCAGTTCCTGGTATAATCCCTGCCCCAAATGGTCTGACACCAGTGCCTGGTAATCCACCTGGAATACCTGCAGCTAATCCAGTGCCTGGGCCTAAACCAGCACCTCCACCAAGtagacctaaaaaaaataaaaaataatatttaaggttGGAAGCTTAAAAGTTGTAAAAGTAAAGTTTGGATAATAAATGCTATCAGTAAAATCAACACAATTCATTTAACAGTGCAGTATGTTGAAGCATTGAATTAAAGgttgttttaccatatttacGAGCTTTTGCCTCTGCATATCCTGCAAAGCAtcagaatatttaattttaaatatgaccTCAAATCTTTATTGTAAACTTTATGTTGTACAATATGATGGTATGATTTGGTACCAATTCCAGAGCCAGGGAGTCCTCCAGCACCACCGCTAGGAAGACCACCAACTCCACCGGGCAGCCCACCAGCTCCTCCACCAGGTAATCCACCAAATCCACCTCCAGGTAGCCCTCCAACTCCACCTCCAGGTTGTCCACCAATCCCAAGACCTCCACCAGGTAGTCCACCAAGTCCAACACCAGACACACCAGCTCCTCCACCTGGCAATCCTCCTATACCTAAAGTCCCACCAGGACGTCCAAGCTGAGCTGCAAAAGATTTATCAGTGTCTTACATTTGTTTAGGTTTCTGTGAATGTGGTAGAAATAAAATGGAATCTAAGCACagtaatgaaatgtaatgtaatgtaatgttattatattatattatattatattatattatattatattatattatattatattatattatattatattattaggatTGCATTGGGCCTGTGGGACAATAAATGAGGAGCCCTTATGTATggtatacaatatataattttcctttttaacaATATAAGGAGCTAAACAATAGAGCTAAGGTACGGAGCTATGGAGGTACTGTAACTCTCCAGCAGCAGGGTTGGCTATCCCTGTGCTAGAGCTAAACTGTATATTTATGGACACAGTGAAGACAATTACAATGACATTAATGTTGATTTGCCAATAACAAGATCTACAGTATTTCATAGTACAATGCAAAATGTAAAGTCATACCATATTTTCTTGCTTTGGCTGCAGCATATCCTGAAATATGGCAGAATAGTAAATATCATTGTGctattaatgataataactttgaaaacaaaacaaggtAATTTTCAGGATACCTTCAGGACTAACTCCAGGTCCAAGACCACCAACTCCCAAACCAGAACCAGGAAGTCCCAGTTCCAAGACCACCCACTCCCAAACCAGAACCAGGAAGTCCTCCAGTTCCAAGACCACCCACTCCCAAACCAGAACCAGGAAGTCCACCAGTTCCTATCCCGGAAGCTAGAAAATAAACAACCCAAAATTGCATAGAAATTAAGATGAAactctgtttttatgtttttatatatgttgcaagaaaagaaaaaataatagattttttatgtttaatttggcATTTTCTACTTTAACTTACTTTTACAAGgcttaacatttaacatttggtTTCCCTCTGATATCTACTgtcatttttttccataaaagaGACAGTTGTCAGCTAGGTGATTATATATAACATGAATCTAGAAGTTTTCTTACCATACTTCCGAGCTTTTGCCCCAGTTCCTAATGAGAGACAATCCGTGGATATTATAAGACTTAAGCAAATTTCAGTGTCATAGATAATCCTGAAACATTTCACtatttgtaataaatcataaatttacCCCCAGGATAGAAACCACCAGCTCCCGGATATAGGACACCAGGAGTTCCACCACTAGCTCCAGGAATGACTCCAACACCTGGAACACCAGCAGCACCTGGAACACCGCTTATTCCTGGCACACCACCTGCACCGGGTACGCCACCTATGCCTGGAACACCACCTGCACCGGGTACGCCACCTATGCCTGGAACACCACCTGCACCAGGTATACCTCCAAGCCCACCACCGAGACCCGGAACACCACCAGCCCCTGCAAGGAGAGTCAGCAATATCAAGCATGTCATTTAGacatatattgaaataatttttataagtcTTATTATTTTTCCTGCATGACTTACCGTACTTGGCAGCTTTAGCCTGAGACTTAGCTGCGCTTGTACCTAAATGGAGTAAGAAAGTACATTTCCATAAATACTCTAAAACTCTGTAgtcatatggcaaaaaaatttattttaaataatgagaaGCTAATAATATTGGCTGAGAAGTATAAATTGTGTTGGTTGATCTCAAATGTAAATAACTACAATggataaatgaatacatttttaattgcatgCTACCTCCAGACTTTGGTGATATAAGAGGATATCCACGGAACACCCCTGGTATTTGCTGGCCAAATCCTCCACGGCCTCCTGAAAGAGAAAAGATAAGTGAGCTCTGTTAGAATTAGTTTTCATACTTTTAATTGAAAGGACTGTTCTTTCAGTAACTTATTTTACCATTAGCTCCAAGTGCGCCTTGACCAAGCTGCCCTGTAAACAACAAAATAGAAGAGAGagtcccaaaaaatattttaattgctggATAAAgctataaattataaaactataaacCACATAAATCTTACCAGTTTGAGATCCTGTGGCTACACCTGGCAGAACGCCTCTACCGCCAAAAcctacatataaaaacaaaaatgtaaatgtcatatcTATATGAATATTCAGTTGAGAGTGTAATTATACGTAttagtactgagtaatattaattaactacatgtacttgctatatggttagggttaggattatggtttggtttagggttacttgcatgaaatcatgcataattaattgttattataatagtaagtaaatgtaacgtgtaacaaggacaccttaaaataaagtgttaccaaatattctAAAAACAGCGGAATATCTCATAACTGTCAAATATTTCAGTCACCCACCTTGTCCAGGAACTAGACCCCCTTGGTATAGCCCAGGAATCCCAACACCGTTtgtttggagaaagaaaaaataaaacaaatctttctTGTCAaagatttgataaaaaaatattccaaCAAAAAGGGAGCTCCATTAATAGACACAGTTACCTGGCACTGGTGCCTTCCCAATTTTTCCGACTTTTCCCCCAGCACCTGTCCCAGCTCCTGGTAAGCCAGTTTGAGGAAGAAAAGGTGCTAGGAACCATAATGGATTGAACAATTGCAAAGGTTAAAAGTCGCAAGTAACTTCAAACAGCAGTAGCTTAACAGTTATGCCCCTCAAAGCCTACCTCCACCAGGTGCAACTCCTGCTCCTCCAATTCCAGTTCCAGTGCCACCAGGTCCAATTCCTACACCTCCAGGCCCAACTCCAGCTCCACCTGGTCCAATTCCTGTGCCACCTGGACCAATTCCTGCACCACCTGGTCCAATTCCTGTGCCACCTGGACCAATTCCTGCACCACCTGGTCCAACTCCTGTGCCACCCGGTCCAATTCCTACACCTCCAGGGAGAACTCCTGCACCCCCAGGTCTAAGTCCTGTGCCGCCTGGACCAATTCCTACACCTACACCTCCAGGTCCAAATCCTATTTCATCAAATCCAGCATGTGTTGatacaatttaaatatgttttttgaaaaggTGTAATCAAGTTTCACATCTTCATTTAACCCAATACTCATGTCCACAGATCTAGCTTTACCTGGTTTTGGTGGTTTTTGACCAGTTGTTCCAGCTCCAGGATAAGTACCATACCCACTATAGACACCTAAAAACAAATTCCATTTTTAAAGCAGCAGATAATATTCCTTTATAATTTAACCCCctcaaaattcacttttaactagtcatctttaaatttatttatttttattgtttattgctaTAACACATAAGGAATGGAAGTATATTCTTACCACCTGATGGATAGCCTGTTCCAGCACCTCCAGGTGTAAGTGGAATACCACCTGCTCCAAGACTTCCTGTCCCAAACGGTCCGCCACCAAATCCCCCAGGCCCAGCATAACCTAAATTTACACAATCTGTGGTAAATGCATTTTGAACCTCTAACAATATACTGCTTTCTGACTGAAATAGCTATAAGAATTAGTAAGATATAGTGAtgttcacaacaaaaaaaatgtattttaattatgtatgcaCTTTTTTATTGTAGTTGCAGAACACTTTTAAATTCAGATCATACCTGGTTTCCCAGGTTTTCTGCCTGCTCCTGTGATAAggcaaaattgttttgtttatttttatcaaatagtgCTATGAACAGAATCACAAATgcagtaataaaaaaattgttgtgtctactgttgattaaaaaatgtcttaccaGGACTCAATTAGATTATACGCACCTGGCCCAACACCACCAGGGACAATGCCACCTGGTCCAACGCCACCTGGTCCAACACCACCAGGGAAAATGCCACCTGGTCCAACGCCACCTGGTCCAACGCCACCTGGTCCAACACCACCAGGGACAATGCCACCTGGTCTGACGCCACCTGGCCCAACACCACCAGGGACAATACCACCTGGTCCAACACCACCAGGGAAAATGCCACCTGGTCCAACGCCACCTGGTCCAGTACTGACACCTCCTGGGCCATAACCACCAAGACCTCCATAAcctgaaaataatgtgtttatatttaaatatttaaagtgaagCTACCTTTAAATTCCTCAGTGAAGATGAAACACAGCATATTACAGATTGCCTAcctgttttgggtggttttccTCCCACACCTAGAAGCAGGAAAGGGAGAAAATAACAGTactaaacaaaacttaaaatatttagaattaaacttttaaatatccATATATAGTTACtagcatttgttttaattttctaaCCTCTTCCAGCACCTATTGGACCAGCTCCACCAGGGCCGAACCCTCCCACACCAGTGCCCACacctgacaaaaaaaattatagaattcTCTGTTGTAAGAAAAATCACCATAAAAGATTGCGTAAATTTTGGAGTTTCTCTACCAGTTTCTCTACCTTGTACAGGTATTCCTGTGCCGATGCCACTAGCTCCAGGACCAACACCAAAGCCACCCGGTACTACACCTCCAAGGCCAGCACCCCCTGGTCTGAGTCCAAGGCCACCAAGACCTCCAGTTCCAAGAGTGCCTGGAATACCCCCATAACCTGTTTGTACATTGTAAGTAATACATTATTTGCTTAATTCAGTGCATGTGGTTGAAATTGCAAATGTATGTGAACACTTTATTGACTGCAGTTTTCTCCCACTCACCTGGTTTAGGGGGTTTGCCACCAGCACCTACAGATAGAATAAAGTAAAGCTTCACTGAGTTATTCTACAATCCCTAGGAAACAGTTCAGTTAagtttgaaaatttaaatattacctGCTCCAAGGCCTCCAGTTCCAACACCAATTCCTCCAGGTCCAAGACTTCCTGGTCCAGTTCCTATGGCTCCAGGTCCTATGCCACCAGGTCCTATTCCTCCTGGTCCAATGCCTCCTGGACCAATGCCAGAAGGACCAACTCCTCCAGGTGCAAATGATCCAGGACCAACACCTGTACCACCTGGTCCAATTCCTGGTAGACCTCCATATCCTCCTGTGTATACACAATGAATTTCTCATCTGATAAAGGCAATGTCTCTGctaatctttattattaaaatgaatcccaaCTTTAAGCATGAGTTACATCGTACCTGTTTTAGGTGGCTTGACAAATGACCCTGTGGAGAAGAGCAAATTCATGAAATCATGTTTGTGCCTGAATAGCATGCCCCTAAAtagttaattatgttaattacaaAATTCTAATTATGTTAATTACAGTTTATGGTACATTACAGTACCATAATATGTAAAGGAAATTTCATTAACCTGTCCCGAGGCCTCCGGTGCCTAATCCACCAGTACCAAGTCCTCCTGTACCAAGCCCTGCACCACCAGGCCCAACTCCCCCTAGACCTCCAGCACCGGGGCCAACTCCCCCAAGGCCTCCAGCACCGGGCCCAACTCCCCCAATGCCTCCAGCACCCAGTCCAGCACCTTGCCCCCAAGCACCACCACCTCCAAAGCCTATTACAAGTTAGacaagtaaatattaaattaattaaacttaaaatgactAATTAGTAGAAATTTAGACACTCACCTCCTGTCTTTCCTGGTTTGAAACCAGGTATTCCTCCAACTCctggtaagtaaataaataaaattattgtattagaTACATAATACAATGTATAATacacaatacaatatttttttattagttgctgatttattaaagattattataGCACTGATATGGAAGCTATGGACATTAATGGCACATGAAATGtttaagaataaatgtaaattttcaccagttccAGGTCTGATTCCAGTTCCTGGCCCTATTCCAAGACCACCTGGACCTAATCCTGTTCCAACTCCTCCGGGACCTGTTCCAGCACCAAGTCCAGCTCCAGTTCCAAGACCACCCCCTAAACCAGCTCCAGTTCCTCCCCCTGCACCAGCTGGTATGTAAATTCCTGAGAGAGAAAGTGAACGTTAATGAACTCCTTTATTAATGTGTCCTATTCATGATAGCATGCCAGATAAAGAAATAACCAAGCAtttagttgtgtgtttttgtatatatttgagaAACCTGAAGAGGAGAATAAGGAGAATATtttctaaaacataattttattgcGAACATCACTGATTGCACTGCAAACCCATACTTCTTTTATTTGTCAACAATGTATATTAGGATCTAGTTCCTGCAACACATTACAAGTTTATGAGGACCATTCTTGTACTTTACTCAGTGATGATGCCACTTATCCAGGGGGTTCTGACTAATCTTGCATCTAGTCTTTCATGTGAAGCCTCAAACAGCACTGAATGCATTACCACATAAGTTTCTGTGTCCTCCTGCCTTGCTGTTTAAGGTTTGGAGGCATAGGGGAACAGAGAATGGATGTGATTCTGATGAAGAACAACATCCTATACATGACCTCTTCCAAGAGCTTAGAGCTAAAAAGCTGAAAGCTGTTCTACAAACCCACTGGGAAATGCTTGTAGGTTGTTAGTATATGATGTAATGATCTGGATTAGAATTTCTCAGATCATTCCTTCAACATGAATAAAAGATGGCAAGTGGAAACCATTTCCATAAACATAAACAGTGacttcaaatctttaaaaaatgtattcattttaatcgAAATCCGGTTTTATGGAGTACTATTTGTGATTGTATCAAATTAAACTAGAATATACATTGAAAACTTTAACCAAATGCAAATGCATCGTGTTTCACTGATATGTTACATACTGATGTTTAGTTTTAtccaacaataaaaaagaaatagaaaatcaaagtaatataaaatgatatctcaactcattttaaatgaacagctTGTAACTTTACTAAACTACAAGTTGGCAATGTTACCTCaccatcatacatttttaagtattaagATTTAAAGGTCAAATTTCATTGACACAGTAAATCATCCTGCAACAATACACTATAGCAATACACTCAGTACATCACTTTTAATTCAAGTTGCTTACTTTTTATAATCCATCCTTTACCTGAACCTAGAACATTCAGAACACAGGCAACAAAGTACAGCCTAAGTGCATCCACTGTCAGCAGTgtgcaactaaataaaaaaaaaaagtgtgatgctATTGCCAAAACTGCAATACACCTGTAATGCAATGAGTAGAAAAAGGCAAATGAGTTTGGAGAGATCTTACCTCCTTGAAGGGAGGGTTTACACAGAACCAGCAGGAGAAATCCATGCAAGAGCAGAGGTACCTTACTCCAGGCCATCCTGCTCTGTAATATCCCTCTCCACTCCAAAACTGTGGGTTTTATCCCCCAAAAGCAAATCACTGCACAC comes from the Cyprinus carpio isolate SPL01 chromosome B21, ASM1834038v1, whole genome shotgun sequence genome and includes:
- the LOC109045738 gene encoding elastin-like isoform X2; this translates as MAWSKVPLLLHGFLLLVLCKPSLQGGIYIPAGAGGGTGAGLGGGLGTGAGLGAGTGPGGVGTGLGPGGLGIGPGTGIRPGTGVGGIPGFKPGKTGGFGGGGAWGQGAGLGAGGIGGVGPGAGGLGGVGPGAGGLGGVGPGGAGLGTGGLGTGGLGTGGLGTGSFVKPPKTGGYGGLPGIGPGGTGVGPGSFAPGGVGPSGIGPGGIGPGGIGPGGIGPGAIGTGPGSLGPGGIGVGTGGLGAGAGGKPPKPGYGGIPGTLGTGGLGGLGLRPGGAGLGGVVPGGFGVGPGASGIGTGIPVQGVGTGVGGFGPGGAGPIGAGRGVGGKPPKTGYGGLGGYGPGGVSTGPGGVGPGGIFPGGVGPGGIVPGGVGPGGVRPGGIVPGGVGPGGVGPGGVGPGGIFPGGVGPGGVGPGGIVPGGVGPGAGRKPGKPGYAGPGGFGGGPFGTGSLGAGGIPLTPGGAGTGYPSGGVYSGYGTYPGAGTTGQKPPKPGFGPGGVGVGIGPGGTGLRPGGAGVLPGGVGIGPGGTGVGPGGAGIGPGGTGIGPGGAGIGPGGTGIGPGGAGVGPGGVGIGPGGTGTGIGGAGVAPGGAPFLPQTGLPGAGTGAGGKVGKIGKAPVPGVGIPGLYQGGLVPGQGFGGRGVLPGVATGSQTGQLGQGALGANGGRGGFGQQIPGVFRGYPLISPKSGGTSAAKSQAKAAKYGAGGVPGLGGGLGGIPGAGGVPGIGGVPGAGGVPGISGVPGAAGVPGVGVIPGASGGTPGVLYPGAGGFYPGGTGAKARKYASGIGTGGLPGSGLGVGGLGTGGLPGSGLGVGGLGTGTSWFWFGSWWSWTWS
- the LOC109045738 gene encoding elastin-like isoform X1, encoding MAWSKVPLLLHGFLLLVLCKPSLQGGIYIPAGAGGGTGAGLGGGLGTGAGLGAGTGPGGVGTGLGPGGLGIGPGTGIRPGTGVGGIPGFKPGKTGGFGGGGAWGQGAGLGAGGIGGVGPGAGGLGGVGPGAGGLGGVGPGGAGLGTGGLGTGGLGTGGLGTGSFVKPPKTGGYGGLPGIGPGGTGVGPGSFAPGGVGPSGIGPGGIGPGGIGPGGIGPGAIGTGPGSLGPGGIGVGTGGLGAGAGGKPPKPGYGGIPGTLGTGGLGGLGLRPGGAGLGGVVPGGFGVGPGASGIGTGIPVQGVGTGVGGFGPGGAGPIGAGRGVGGKPPKTGYGGLGGYGPGGVSTGPGGVGPGGIFPGGVGPGGIVPGGVGPGGVRPGGIVPGGVGPGGVGPGGVGPGGIFPGGVGPGGVGPGGIVPGGVGPGAGRKPGKPGYAGPGGFGGGPFGTGSLGAGGIPLTPGGAGTGYPSGGVYSGYGTYPGAGTTGQKPPKPGFGPGGVGVGIGPGGTGLRPGGAGVLPGGVGIGPGGTGVGPGGAGIGPGGTGIGPGGAGIGPGGTGIGPGGAGVGPGGVGIGPGGTGTGIGGAGVAPGGAPFLPQTGLPGAGTGAGGKVGKIGKAPVPGVGIPGLYQGGLVPGQGFGGRGVLPGVATGSQTGQLGQGALGANGGRGGFGQQIPGVFRGYPLISPKSGGTSAAKSQAKAAKYGAGGVPGLGGGLGGIPGAGGVPGIGGVPGAGGVPGIGGVPGAGGVPGISGVPGAAGVPGVGVIPGASGGTPGVLYPGAGGFYPGGTGAKARKYASGIGTGGLPGSGLGVGGLGTGGLPGSGLGVGGLGTGTSWFWFGSWWSWTWS
- the LOC109045738 gene encoding glycine-rich cell wall structural protein 1.8-like isoform X4, producing the protein MAWSKVPLLLHGFLLLVLCKPSLQGGIYIPAGAGGGTGAGLGGGLGTGAGLGAGTGPGGVGTGLGPGGLGIGPGTGIRPGTGVGGIPGFKPGKTGGFGGGGAWGQGAGLGAGGIGGVGPGAGGLGGVGPGAGGLGGVGPGGAGLGTGGLGTGGLGTGGLGTGSFVKPPKTGGYGGLPGIGPGGTGVGPGSFAPGGVGPSGIGPGGIGPGGIGPGGIGPGAIGTGPGSLGPGGIGVGTGGLGAGAGGKPPKPGYGGIPGTLGTGGLGGLGLRPGGAGLGGVVPGGFGVGPGASGIGTGIPVQGVGTGVGGFGPGGAGPIGAGRGVGGKPPKTGYGGLGGYGPGGVSTGPGGVGPGGIFPGGVGPGGIVPGGVGPGAGRKPGKPGYAGPGGFGGGPFGTGSLGAGGIPLTPGGAGTGYPSGGVYSGYGTYPGAGTTGQKPPKPGFGPGGVGVGIGPGGTGLRPGGAGVLPGGVGIGPGGTGVGPGGAGIGPGGTGIGPGGAGIGPGGTGIGPGGAGVGPGGVGIGPGGTGTGIGGAGVAPGGAPFLPQTGLPGAGTGAGGKVGKIGKAPVPGVGIPGLYQGGLVPGQGFGGRGVLPGVATGSQTGQLGQGALGANGGRGGFGQQIPGVFRGYPLISPKSGGTSAAKSQAKAAKYGAGGVPGLGGGLGGIPGAGGVPGIGGVPGAGGVPGIGGVPGAGGVPGISGVPGAAGVPGVGVIPGASGGTPGVLYPGAGGFYPGGTGAKARKYASGIGTGGLPGSGLGVGGLGTGGLPGSGLGVGGLGTGTSWFWFGSWWSWTWS
- the LOC122141301 gene encoding glycine-rich cell wall structural protein-like translates to MLQPKQENMLGRPGGTLGIGGLPGGGAGVSGVGLGGLPGGGLGIGGQPGGGVGGLPGGGFGGLPGGGAGGLPGGVGGLPSGGAGGLPGSGIGYAEAKARKYGLLGGGAGLGPGTGLAAGIPGGLPGTGVRPFGAGIIPGTGAGQEGVPGVGFGPGGVPGGGLGPGSVPGSAFGHGGYAGAKARKYGITSGAGGTGLPGGGTGTLSGVGAAGGTPGGGIGPGGAPIDGYGPGGAPISGYGPGGAPVGGYGPGGVPAGGYGPGSGAYPGGSKALKYGRIF
- the LOC109045738 gene encoding elastin-like isoform X3; this translates as MAWSKVPLLLHGFLLLVLCKPSLQGGIYIPAGAGGGTGAGLGGGLGTGAGLGAGTGPGGVGTGLGPGGLGIGPGTGIRPGTGVGGIPGFKPGKTGGFGGGGAWGQGAGLGAGGIGGVGPGAGGLGGVGPGAGGLGGVGPGGAGLGTGGLGTGGLGTGGLGTGSFVKPPKTGGYGGLPGIGPGGTGVGPGSFAPGGVGPSGIGPGGIGPGGIGPGGIGPGAIGTGPGSLGPGGIGVGTGGLGAGAGGKPPKPGYGGIPGTLGTGGLGGLGLRPGGAGLGGVVPGGFGVGPGASGIGTGIPVQGVGTGVGGFGPGGAGPIGAGRGVGGKPPKTGYGGLGGYGPGGVSTGPGGVGPGGIFPGGVGPGGVGPGGVGPGGIFPGGVGPGGVGPGGIVPGGVGPGAGRKPGKPGYAGPGGFGGGPFGTGSLGAGGIPLTPGGAGTGYPSGGVYSGYGTYPGAGTTGQKPPKPGFGPGGVGVGIGPGGTGLRPGGAGVLPGGVGIGPGGTGVGPGGAGIGPGGTGIGPGGAGIGPGGTGIGPGGAGVGPGGVGIGPGGTGTGIGGAGVAPGGAPFLPQTGLPGAGTGAGGKVGKIGKAPVPGVGIPGLYQGGLVPGQGFGGRGVLPGVATGSQTGQLGQGALGANGGRGGFGQQIPGVFRGYPLISPKSGGTSAAKSQAKAAKYGAGGVPGLGGGLGGIPGAGGVPGIGGVPGAGGVPGIGGVPGAGGVPGISGVPGAAGVPGVGVIPGASGGTPGVLYPGAGGFYPGGTGAKARKYASGIGTGGLPGSGLGVGGLGTGGLPGSGLGVGGLGTGTSWFWFGSWWSWTWS